A section of the Castanea sativa cultivar Marrone di Chiusa Pesio chromosome 12, ASM4071231v1 genome encodes:
- the LOC142620463 gene encoding uncharacterized protein LOC142620463, whose translation MVDQGSRTEIMYPDLYKGLKLKPEDLTSYNSPLVGFNGNVVIPRGQIRLPVQVGSEVVGVDFIVADAYSPYTAILARPWLHAMGAVSSTLHLKVKYPSGGQVKELVGSQYMTRQCLVSTIKHQAKDEPSAPTDKGL comes from the coding sequence atggttgatcaaggtagtagAACAgagattatgtaccctgatttgtaTAAAGGGCTAAAGTTGAAACCAGAGGATTTGACAAGTTATAATTCACCCTTAGTAGGGTTTAATGGGAATGTGGTTATTCCAAGGGGCCAGATCAGATTACCAGTACAAGTAGGGTCAGAGGTAGTAGGGGTGGACTTCATTGTAGCGGATGCTTACTCTCCTTACACTGCCATCTTGGCTAGACCTTGGCTACATGCCATGGGGGCTGTCTCTTCCACCTTGCACTTGAAGGTGAAATATCCATCTGGTGGCCAGGTAAAAGAATTGGTTGGGAGCCAATATATGACTAGGCAGTGTCTAGTTTCTACTATTAAACATCAGGCTAAAGATGAACCTTCAGCCCCTACCGATAAGGGCTTATAG